Proteins encoded together in one Streptomyces sp. B1I3 window:
- a CDS encoding carbohydrate ABC transporter permease → MSIDTRPAAPQRTASAPRRLRSVSRPRRRTGNPVAGIGSLIWLVIVLVPLYTLVSSSLMHQDEALNGDPLAFPTDPTFDNYTTVLDSGFLTLLGNTAVVAVATVAIVLVLSVPVAYVAVRTRSRLSSLAFRTFLLGVAIPAQAVIVPLYLLIGKMGLYDSLWAIILPTAAFAMPVAVLVLSGTMRDVSEEMYEAMSLDGASPVRMLWQLAVPLSKGGISTVAIFSALQAWNGFLFPLILTQSEENRVLTLGLFNFMTQFGVNIPAVLAAIVLSVVPIFAVYLVARRALVNGLMGVGGK, encoded by the coding sequence ATGTCTATCGACACCCGCCCCGCTGCACCGCAGCGCACCGCGTCCGCCCCGCGGCGGCTGAGGAGCGTGTCCCGCCCCCGCCGCAGGACGGGCAACCCCGTGGCCGGCATCGGTTCGCTGATCTGGCTCGTCATCGTCCTCGTACCGCTCTACACGCTGGTCTCCTCCTCGCTGATGCACCAGGACGAGGCGCTGAACGGCGATCCGCTGGCCTTCCCGACGGACCCGACGTTCGACAACTACACCACCGTGCTGGACAGCGGGTTCCTCACGCTGCTCGGCAACACCGCCGTCGTCGCGGTGGCCACCGTCGCCATCGTCCTGGTCCTCTCCGTGCCGGTGGCGTACGTGGCGGTGCGCACCCGCAGCCGTCTCTCCTCGCTCGCCTTCCGGACCTTCCTGCTCGGCGTCGCGATCCCGGCGCAGGCGGTGATCGTGCCCCTGTACCTGCTGATCGGCAAGATGGGGCTCTACGACAGCCTGTGGGCGATCATCCTGCCCACCGCCGCCTTCGCGATGCCCGTCGCCGTCCTGGTGCTCAGCGGCACGATGCGGGACGTCTCCGAGGAGATGTACGAGGCGATGTCGCTCGACGGCGCCTCGCCCGTGCGGATGCTCTGGCAACTGGCGGTCCCGCTCTCCAAGGGCGGGATCAGCACCGTGGCGATCTTCTCCGCCCTCCAGGCGTGGAACGGCTTCCTGTTCCCCCTGATCCTCACGCAGTCGGAGGAGAACCGCGTCCTGACGCTGGGGCTGTTCAACTTCATGACCCAGTTCGGAGTGAACATCCCCGCGGTACTGGCAGCGATCGTCCTCTCCGTCGTACCCATCTTCGCCGTGTACCTCGTGGCCCGGCGGGCGCTCGTCAACGGACTGATGGGGGTGGGCGGCAAATAG
- a CDS encoding carbohydrate ABC transporter permease, translating into MSVHTPHAKRRGDRKAAVGNVGRPPVGWAVPGILFFALFAIVPLAIAVYLSFTTWDGLDSPTLTGFDNWTRLFKDSEFGQAAWLTLLLTTISWAFQTPVALLLGVWAAGRQRTRAVLSAIFFIPLLLSTTAIAMLFHALLDPNFGVIKEIGPWLGIDPNVMGSSTGALLVVAFVGGWQFMPFHTLIYQGGARQIPEVLYQAASIDGAGMVRQFFHITLPQLRHTMTTSSVLMIVGSLTYFDTVLIMTKGGPGTDTTILPYLMYRTGFQTYDLGYAAAIATALVIVATGLSLLLVRFSGFGSMRSTREGM; encoded by the coding sequence ATGTCAGTCCACACTCCGCATGCGAAGCGCCGCGGAGACAGGAAGGCGGCCGTCGGCAACGTCGGCCGCCCCCCGGTCGGCTGGGCCGTGCCCGGCATCCTGTTCTTCGCCCTCTTCGCGATCGTCCCTCTGGCGATCGCCGTCTATCTCTCCTTCACCACCTGGGACGGGCTCGACTCCCCGACCCTGACGGGTTTCGACAACTGGACCCGGTTGTTCAAGGACTCCGAATTCGGCCAGGCAGCCTGGCTGACCCTCCTGCTCACGACGATCAGCTGGGCCTTCCAGACGCCGGTGGCACTGCTGCTGGGTGTCTGGGCGGCGGGCCGCCAGCGCACCCGGGCCGTGCTGTCCGCGATCTTCTTCATCCCGCTGCTGCTGTCCACCACCGCGATCGCCATGCTCTTCCACGCCCTGCTGGACCCGAACTTCGGCGTGATCAAGGAGATCGGCCCCTGGCTCGGCATCGACCCGAACGTCATGGGATCGTCCACCGGCGCGCTGCTGGTGGTGGCGTTCGTCGGCGGCTGGCAGTTCATGCCCTTCCACACGCTGATCTACCAGGGCGGAGCCCGGCAGATCCCCGAGGTCCTCTACCAGGCGGCGTCCATCGACGGCGCGGGCATGGTCCGGCAGTTCTTCCACATCACGCTGCCCCAGCTCCGCCACACCATGACGACCTCGTCGGTGCTGATGATCGTCGGCTCGCTGACCTACTTCGACACCGTGCTCATCATGACCAAGGGCGGCCCCGGCACGGACACCACGATTCTGCCCTACCTGATGTACCGGACCGGCTTCCAGACCTACGACCTGGGCTACGCGGCGGCCATCGCCACCGCGCTCGTCATCGTGGCCACCGGTCTGTCGCTGCTCCTGGTCCGCTTTAGCGGCTTCGGATCCATGCGGTCCACCCGGGAAGGTATGTGA
- a CDS encoding LacI family DNA-binding transcriptional regulator, protein MSPAKVQPQQEKVSVDESSESTATLAEIARAAGVSAPTVSKVLNGRADVAPGTRAKVEELLLLHGYRRRRGASQQSQLIDLVFHELDSAWAMEVVRGVENVAREEGLSLVLSESAGRLTPGQTWVDGVLARRPAGVILVLSDLDAGQRAQLNSRSIPFVVVDPAGDPGDDIPSVGAANWQGGLAATRHLTGLGHRRIGIIGGPARMMCSRARLDGYRAALETSGVPMDPGLVREGEFNHEDGYTAALQLLRLPEPPTAIFAGNDLQALGVYEAARELGLRIPEDLSVVGFDDLPLTRWIGPPLTTVRQPLIEMAETAARLVLDLGRGRQPATTRVDLATSLVIRSSTAPPAR, encoded by the coding sequence ATGAGCCCTGCAAAGGTCCAGCCCCAACAGGAGAAGGTGTCCGTCGACGAGTCGTCGGAGAGCACCGCCACGCTGGCAGAAATCGCCCGAGCGGCCGGAGTTTCGGCTCCGACAGTTTCGAAAGTGCTGAACGGGCGCGCCGACGTCGCCCCTGGCACGCGCGCGAAGGTCGAGGAACTGCTGCTGCTGCACGGCTACCGCCGCAGGCGCGGCGCCTCCCAGCAGTCCCAGCTCATCGATCTCGTCTTCCACGAGCTGGACAGCGCCTGGGCGATGGAGGTCGTCCGGGGCGTCGAGAACGTCGCCCGGGAGGAGGGTCTCAGCCTGGTGCTCTCGGAGAGCGCCGGCAGGCTCACTCCGGGCCAGACCTGGGTGGACGGCGTCCTGGCGCGTCGGCCCGCCGGAGTCATCCTGGTGCTCTCGGACCTCGACGCGGGCCAGCGCGCCCAGTTGAACAGCCGCTCGATCCCGTTCGTCGTGGTCGACCCGGCAGGTGACCCGGGGGACGACATCCCGTCGGTCGGAGCGGCCAACTGGCAGGGCGGCCTGGCCGCCACACGCCATCTGACGGGTCTGGGCCACCGGCGGATCGGCATCATCGGCGGACCGGCCCGGATGATGTGCAGCCGCGCCCGTCTCGACGGTTACCGCGCCGCCCTGGAGACCTCGGGCGTGCCGATGGACCCCGGGCTCGTCCGTGAGGGCGAGTTCAACCACGAGGACGGCTACACGGCGGCTCTGCAGCTGCTGCGCCTGCCGGAACCGCCCACCGCCATCTTCGCCGGGAACGACCTGCAGGCACTGGGCGTCTACGAGGCCGCCCGCGAACTGGGGCTGCGGATCCCGGAGGACCTCAGCGTGGTCGGGTTCGACGACCTGCCGCTCACCCGCTGGATCGGCCCGCCGCTCACCACCGTGCGCCAGCCTCTCATCGAGATGGCGGAGACGGCCGCGCGCCTGGTCCTGGACCTCGGCCGGGGGCGGCAGCCCGCCACGACCCGGGTCGACCTGGCGACGAGCCTGGTGATCCGCAGCAGCACGGCGCCGCCGGCACGCTGA
- a CDS encoding ABC transporter substrate-binding protein, with the protein MAMAGLLAGCGSGAGGSDNGTLTAYVYGDDAVKVQQAAVDTFNKTSDVKVKLVSVPGTDYVNKLRSAMGSPSAPDIFFNWGGGSIKPYVDSDDLVDLTSTVKDDPTLKDGFLPSIMTAGGLDGKVYGVPMRGMQPVMLFYNKALFAEHKLEAPKTWQDLQKAIATFKAAGITPFALGGSDKWPELMWMEYLLDRIGGPEVFQKIQNGDTEGWGDPAVLKTAQTVKELIDDGAFGKNFNSVDYGNGGAPTLLNKGKAAMHLMGSWEYSTQLGKAPEFAKKDLGWTAFPTVAGGVGDPANVVGNPTNYWSVNARTKHKDAAIAFLKTMASKSYSKALVDNGDIPTTSNAASMLSTSPNPEFANDQYEMVQKAPSFTLSWDQALEAQYATPLLTEISKLFAGKTTPEQFVEAMKAAK; encoded by the coding sequence ATGGCGATGGCCGGTCTCCTGGCCGGCTGTGGTTCAGGGGCCGGCGGATCGGACAACGGCACCCTCACTGCATACGTCTACGGTGACGACGCGGTCAAGGTGCAGCAGGCCGCGGTCGACACGTTCAACAAGACGTCCGACGTCAAGGTGAAGCTGGTGTCGGTCCCCGGTACCGACTACGTGAACAAGCTGCGCAGCGCCATGGGATCGCCCAGCGCCCCGGACATCTTCTTCAACTGGGGCGGCGGATCGATCAAGCCGTACGTCGACTCCGACGACCTCGTCGACCTCACCTCGACGGTCAAGGACGACCCGACCCTCAAGGACGGCTTCCTGCCGTCCATCATGACCGCCGGCGGCCTCGACGGAAAGGTCTACGGGGTGCCGATGCGCGGCATGCAGCCCGTGATGCTCTTCTACAACAAGGCCCTCTTCGCCGAGCACAAGCTCGAGGCCCCCAAGACCTGGCAGGACCTGCAGAAGGCCATCGCCACCTTCAAGGCCGCGGGCATCACCCCCTTCGCCCTCGGCGGCTCCGACAAGTGGCCCGAACTGATGTGGATGGAGTACCTCCTGGACCGCATCGGCGGCCCCGAGGTCTTCCAGAAGATCCAGAACGGCGACACAGAGGGCTGGGGCGACCCCGCGGTGCTCAAGACGGCCCAGACCGTCAAGGAGCTGATCGACGACGGTGCCTTCGGCAAGAACTTCAACTCGGTCGACTACGGCAACGGCGGAGCTCCGACCCTGCTGAACAAGGGCAAGGCCGCGATGCACCTCATGGGCTCGTGGGAGTACTCCACGCAGCTGGGCAAGGCCCCCGAGTTCGCCAAGAAGGACCTCGGCTGGACCGCGTTCCCGACGGTGGCCGGCGGCGTGGGCGACCCGGCGAACGTGGTGGGCAACCCCACCAACTACTGGTCCGTCAACGCGCGGACCAAGCACAAGGACGCCGCGATCGCGTTCCTGAAGACGATGGCGTCCAAGAGCTACTCCAAGGCCCTCGTCGACAACGGTGACATCCCCACCACCTCCAACGCCGCCTCGATGCTGAGCACGTCGCCCAACCCCGAGTTCGCGAACGACCAGTACGAGATGGTGCAGAAGGCCCCGAGCTTCACCCTCTCGTGGGACCAGGCGCTGGAGGCCCAGTACGCCACCCCCCTGCTCACCGAAATAAGCAAGCTGTTCGCGGGCAAGACCACGCCCGAGCAGTTCGTCGAAGCGATGAAGGCCGCCAAGTAA